In one window of Rhinopithecus roxellana isolate Shanxi Qingling unplaced genomic scaffold, ASM756505v1 contig274, whole genome shotgun sequence DNA:
- the LOC104666917 gene encoding coiled-coil domain-containing protein 74B-like isoform X2, translated as MVTGARLGLPGHGAGVQPRGKVPGDGEMSVAGVVAGTRPPSSPTPGSRRRRRRQRPSVGVQSLRPQSPQLRPSDPQKRNLDLEKSLQFLQQQHSEMLAKLHEEIEHLKRENKDLHYKLIMNQTSQKKDSLSTSSFQSVKSISNSGKARPQPGSFNKQDSKTDAPQKADLEEEPLLHNSKLDKVPGVQGQARKEKAKASNAGAACMGSSQHQDRQMMGAGAHPPMTLPLHLRKPTTLKQCEVLIRELWNTNLLQTQELQHLRSLLEGSQRPQAAPEEAGSSFPRDQGVMHFPKVSTKGLSKKCLLLSPPVAQRAILPALKQTPKNNFAERQKRLQAMQKRRLHRSVL; from the exons ATGGTGACGGGCGCCAGGCTGGGGCTGCCCGGCCACGGAGCCGGGGTGCAGCCGCGCGGGAAGGTTCCTGGCGATGGCGAGATGAGCGTCGCGGGGGTGGTGGCTGGGACACGCCCCCCTAGCTCGCCGACCCCGGGCTCCCGGCGCCGGCGCCGGCGCCAGCGCCCCTCCGTGGGCGTCCAGTCCCTGAGGCCGCAGAGCCCGCAGCTCAGGCCGAGCGACCCGCAGAAACGGAACCTGGACCTGGAGAAGAGCCTGCAGTTCCTGCAGCAGCAGCACTCGGAGATGCTGGCCAAGCTCCACGAGGAGATCGAGCACCTGAAGCGGGAGAACAAGG ATCTCCATTACAAGCTCATAATGAATCAGACATCACAGAAGAAAG ACAGCCTCTCCACGTCAAGCTTCCAGTCTGTCAAGTCCATCTCTAACTCAG GCAAGGCCAGGCCCCAGCCCGGCTCCTTCAACAAGCAAGATTCGAAAACTGACGCCCCCCAGAAGGCAGACCTGGAAGAGGAGCCCCTACTTCACAACAGCAAGCTAGACAAGGTTCCTGGGGTGCAAGGGCAGGCCAG AAAGGAGAAAGCAAAGGCCTCTAACGCAGGAGCGGCCTGCATGGGGAGCAGCCAGCACCAGGACAGGCAGATGATGGGGGCAGGGGCACACCCCCCAATGACCCTGCCCCTTCACCTGCGAAAACCCACCACACTGAAGCAGTGCGAAGTGCTCATCCGCGAGCTGTGGAACACCAACCTCCTGCAGACCCAGGAG CTGCAGCACCTCAGGTCCCTCTTGGAAGGGAGCCAGAGGCCCCAGGCAGCCCCAGAGGAGGCTGGGTCTAGCTTTCCCAG GGACCAGGGAGTCATGCATTTTCCTAAGGTCTCCACGAAGGGCCTCTCGAAGAAATG CCTGCTTCTGAGCCCACCTGTGGCGCAGCGTGCCATCCTGCCTGCCCTGAAGCAGACCCCAAAGAACAACTTTGCCGAGAGGCAGAAGAGGCTGCAAGCAATGCAGAAACGGCGCCTGCACCGCTCAGTGCTTTGA
- the LOC104666917 gene encoding coiled-coil domain-containing protein 74B-like isoform X3: MVTGARLGLPGHGAGVQPRGKVPGDGEMSVAGVVAGTRPPSSPTPGSRRRRRRQRPSVGVQSLRPQSPQLRPSDPQKRNLDLEKSLQFLQQQHSEMLAKLHEEIEHLKRENKDLHYKLIMNQTSQKKGQEASMGVLQAAAPTLRFPADSLSTSSFQSVKSISNSGKARPQPGSFNKQDSKTDAPQKADLEEEPLLHNSKLDKVPGVQGQASSRGLSPGLMTADDGHALPIGGRCLPPSPWRYLCRPEPTRGTSSSPYTTFSEKSNVLTKKSELRSCCPLATACLWRALDQQYRAGPGSDDL; this comes from the exons ATGGTGACGGGCGCCAGGCTGGGGCTGCCCGGCCACGGAGCCGGGGTGCAGCCGCGCGGGAAGGTTCCTGGCGATGGCGAGATGAGCGTCGCGGGGGTGGTGGCTGGGACACGCCCCCCTAGCTCGCCGACCCCGGGCTCCCGGCGCCGGCGCCGGCGCCAGCGCCCCTCCGTGGGCGTCCAGTCCCTGAGGCCGCAGAGCCCGCAGCTCAGGCCGAGCGACCCGCAGAAACGGAACCTGGACCTGGAGAAGAGCCTGCAGTTCCTGCAGCAGCAGCACTCGGAGATGCTGGCCAAGCTCCACGAGGAGATCGAGCACCTGAAGCGGGAGAACAAGG ATCTCCATTACAAGCTCATAATGAATCAGACATCACAGAAGAAAG GCCAGGAGGCAAGCATGGGCGTCTTGCAGGCGGCAGCACCGACACTGCGCTTTCCTGCAGACAGCCTCTCCACGTCAAGCTTCCAGTCTGTCAAGTCCATCTCTAACTCAG GCAAGGCCAGGCCCCAGCCCGGCTCCTTCAACAAGCAAGATTCGAAAACTGACGCCCCCCAGAAGGCAGACCTGGAAGAGGAGCCCCTACTTCACAACAGCAAGCTAGACAAGGTTCCTGGGGTGCAAGGGCAGGCCAG CTCCAGGGGCCTGTCTCCAGGACTCATGACAGCGGATGATGGCCACGCTCTACCCATCGGTGGGCgctgtcttcctccctccccctggcGGTACCTGTGCCGACCTGAGCCCACAAGGGGGACCAGTAGCAGCCCCTACACCACTTTCTCAGAGAAAAGTAATGTTCTTACCAAGAAAAGTGAGTTGCGTTCCTGCTGCCCCTTGGCCACAGCCTGCCTTTGGAGGGCACTAGACCAGCAGTACAGAGCAGGACCAGGTTCTGATGATCTCTGA
- the LOC104666917 gene encoding coiled-coil domain-containing protein 74B-like isoform X1 — protein MVTGARLGLPGHGAGVQPRGKVPGDGEMSVAGVVAGTRPPSSPTPGSRRRRRRQRPSVGVQSLRPQSPQLRPSDPQKRNLDLEKSLQFLQQQHSEMLAKLHEEIEHLKRENKDLHYKLIMNQTSQKKGQEASMGVLQAAAPTLRFPADSLSTSSFQSVKSISNSGKARPQPGSFNKQDSKTDAPQKADLEEEPLLHNSKLDKVPGVQGQARKEKAKASNAGAACMGSSQHQDRQMMGAGAHPPMTLPLHLRKPTTLKQCEVLIRELWNTNLLQTQELQHLRSLLEGSQRPQAAPEEAGSSFPRDQGVMHFPKVSTKGLSKKCLLLSPPVAQRAILPALKQTPKNNFAERQKRLQAMQKRRLHRSVL, from the exons ATGGTGACGGGCGCCAGGCTGGGGCTGCCCGGCCACGGAGCCGGGGTGCAGCCGCGCGGGAAGGTTCCTGGCGATGGCGAGATGAGCGTCGCGGGGGTGGTGGCTGGGACACGCCCCCCTAGCTCGCCGACCCCGGGCTCCCGGCGCCGGCGCCGGCGCCAGCGCCCCTCCGTGGGCGTCCAGTCCCTGAGGCCGCAGAGCCCGCAGCTCAGGCCGAGCGACCCGCAGAAACGGAACCTGGACCTGGAGAAGAGCCTGCAGTTCCTGCAGCAGCAGCACTCGGAGATGCTGGCCAAGCTCCACGAGGAGATCGAGCACCTGAAGCGGGAGAACAAGG ATCTCCATTACAAGCTCATAATGAATCAGACATCACAGAAGAAAG GCCAGGAGGCAAGCATGGGCGTCTTGCAGGCGGCAGCACCGACACTGCGCTTTCCTGCAGACAGCCTCTCCACGTCAAGCTTCCAGTCTGTCAAGTCCATCTCTAACTCAG GCAAGGCCAGGCCCCAGCCCGGCTCCTTCAACAAGCAAGATTCGAAAACTGACGCCCCCCAGAAGGCAGACCTGGAAGAGGAGCCCCTACTTCACAACAGCAAGCTAGACAAGGTTCCTGGGGTGCAAGGGCAGGCCAG AAAGGAGAAAGCAAAGGCCTCTAACGCAGGAGCGGCCTGCATGGGGAGCAGCCAGCACCAGGACAGGCAGATGATGGGGGCAGGGGCACACCCCCCAATGACCCTGCCCCTTCACCTGCGAAAACCCACCACACTGAAGCAGTGCGAAGTGCTCATCCGCGAGCTGTGGAACACCAACCTCCTGCAGACCCAGGAG CTGCAGCACCTCAGGTCCCTCTTGGAAGGGAGCCAGAGGCCCCAGGCAGCCCCAGAGGAGGCTGGGTCTAGCTTTCCCAG GGACCAGGGAGTCATGCATTTTCCTAAGGTCTCCACGAAGGGCCTCTCGAAGAAATG CCTGCTTCTGAGCCCACCTGTGGCGCAGCGTGCCATCCTGCCTGCCCTGAAGCAGACCCCAAAGAACAACTTTGCCGAGAGGCAGAAGAGGCTGCAAGCAATGCAGAAACGGCGCCTGCACCGCTCAGTGCTTTGA